A genomic region of Alicyclobacillus sp. SO9 contains the following coding sequences:
- a CDS encoding HAD family hydrolase translates to MHIEVIFLDIDGTLFYNNEIVPSALEAVEQLQKKGYTLALCTGRSVLHAKPVQSQLNLHYAVYFNGGLTQANGTVIESHPIAPDVIDRMIEFGSGHELPLIFHTETEAVSAKPVPHRYEPLLRRYDFPAIRLTDVDSVNTEPIYQANVMMPPAYDTITKSTFPECYLYRWDEEGVDLQKGGSNKSVGALRLLEHVGCQPEHALHIGDGGNDIGMFQTLGMSVAMGNASPEVKQHAKMTTRPVDEDGVLYAFKHLGLI, encoded by the coding sequence TTGCATATCGAAGTTATTTTCTTAGATATAGATGGAACTTTGTTTTACAACAACGAAATTGTACCAAGCGCGCTGGAAGCTGTTGAACAGCTTCAGAAGAAAGGGTACACCTTAGCTCTGTGCACAGGCCGGTCCGTGTTGCACGCGAAACCGGTTCAGTCACAGTTGAACCTGCATTACGCTGTATACTTCAACGGCGGATTAACACAGGCCAACGGTACTGTCATTGAGTCCCACCCGATTGCCCCCGACGTCATCGACAGGATGATCGAGTTTGGCAGCGGACATGAACTCCCGCTCATATTTCACACTGAGACAGAGGCCGTCAGTGCCAAGCCCGTACCTCATCGCTACGAACCACTGCTGCGCAGGTACGACTTTCCTGCAATCCGCTTGACAGATGTGGATTCTGTCAACACAGAGCCGATTTATCAAGCAAATGTCATGATGCCCCCAGCTTACGATACAATCACAAAATCTACATTTCCTGAGTGTTATCTGTACCGGTGGGATGAAGAAGGCGTTGATTTGCAAAAAGGCGGAAGCAACAAGTCAGTGGGCGCCCTGCGTCTTCTCGAACACGTCGGCTGCCAGCCAGAGCACGCGCTTCATATCGGAGACGGCGGCAATGATATCGGTATGTTCCAGACCCTCGGAATGTCCGTCGCCATGGGCAATGCTTCGCCAGAAGTGAAGCAACACGCCAAAATGACGACAAGACCCGTGGACGAAGACGGGGTACTGTACGCTTTCAAACACCTTGGCCTCATCTGA
- the lexA gene encoding transcriptional repressor LexA, with protein MIMGRLTARQAAILEFIETSVRQHGYPPSVREIGEAVGLASSSTVHGHLARLEAKGYLRRDPTKPRTIELLTGAVSNTVSVPESLPTHEHAVMAPVIGKVTAGQPITAVENIEDYFPVPAQMAKGYEVFLLRVQGDSMIEAGILNGDFVIVRKQETAQNGDIVVAMTEEDEATIKRFFRERDHIRLQPENSALEPLRYRNVKILGLVIGVFRSFD; from the coding sequence ATGATTATGGGCCGTTTAACAGCGAGACAAGCTGCGATTTTGGAATTCATTGAGACGAGTGTCCGACAACATGGATATCCTCCATCCGTAAGGGAGATTGGAGAGGCTGTGGGACTGGCATCGAGTTCCACAGTTCATGGACATCTAGCTCGCCTTGAGGCGAAGGGGTATTTACGCCGTGATCCAACTAAGCCTCGCACAATCGAACTACTCACAGGTGCGGTCTCAAATACGGTCTCCGTGCCGGAATCCCTGCCGACCCATGAGCATGCCGTGATGGCTCCGGTTATTGGTAAAGTGACAGCTGGACAACCTATCACTGCAGTAGAAAACATAGAAGACTACTTTCCCGTGCCGGCGCAAATGGCTAAGGGTTATGAGGTGTTTTTGTTACGTGTTCAGGGAGACAGTATGATTGAAGCGGGTATTTTGAACGGAGACTTCGTCATTGTGCGCAAGCAGGAAACTGCACAGAACGGAGACATTGTAGTCGCAATGACTGAGGAAGATGAAGCAACGATTAAGCGGTTTTTTAGAGAACGCGACCACATTCGACTTCAACCGGAAAACAGCGCATTGGAACCACTAAGGTACCGCAATGTAAAGATCCTCGGACTGGTCATTGGTGTGTTTCGAAGTTTCGATTAG
- the metH gene encoding methionine synthase — MDSRLADLMKERILLFDGAMGTLIQSFDLSAEDFGGAQYEGCNEYLCLTRPELIQSIHEQYLDAGSDVIETNSFGSTPLVLAEYGLGHRAMELSRKAAELAVAAAARYSTTEWPRFVAGAMGPTTKSLSVTGGATFDELAQAYAVQAQGLIEGGVDLLVLETSQDLLNVKAASVGIQAAFEQTDKEVPVVISGTIEPMGTTLAGQTIEAFYLSVAHLKPLAVGLNCATGPEFMRDHVRALSDLAECGVSCYPNAGMPDEEGNYHETPNSFSAKLEDFANHGWLNFVGGCCGTTPEHIEKLRRSMTGKRARVPVNFGKAAVSGLEPLVLEEDNRPVIVGERTNVIGSRKFRRLIADDEFDTAAEIARAQVKAGAQVIDICVADPDRDESRDMERFMQHVTKRVKVPLMIDSTDASVAELALKYAQGKSILNSTNLEDGEARFFRFARLAMQYGTALVVGTIDETGMAVTCERKVEVAERSVRLLRQLGFAEEDIIFDPLTFPVGTGDANYLGAAEETVAAIAEIKKRFPKCSTILGVSNVSFGLPPAGREVLNAVFLYHATKAGLDYAIVNSEKLQRFASISEDERALSQRILFETSDEIVQEFTGFYREKKTERVTPVNSLPVEERLSRYVVDGSKEGLLEDLTEMLHRLKPLEIINGPLMTGMNEVGRLFNDNELIVAEVLQSAEVMKAAVAFLEPKMEHSETSNKGTVLLATVKGDVHDIGKNLVDIILSNNGFQVQNLGIKVAPEQLIEAIRTYRPNLVGLSGLLVKSAQQMVVTAEELSHADIDIPVLVGGAALTKKFTLNKIAPKYHDQVFYAKDAMDGLAIANQVIREDGRKALVEKNRQQKQEWDSASDKKSVAEPIVPGAQRISDIDRNAPVFTPPDVERHILRDYPVSELRPYLNLQMLLGKHLGVRGNVEKLLASGDDKATELLDLVNRLIDDFSKSSLRAHAVYRFFPAQSEGDRLLIYHPEDSDTVLQTFEFIRQAKPPYLCLSDFVRPKSSGVMDYVAMMAVTVGTGIRFEANALKDAGKYLESHTLQATALELAEAFAERLHRVLRDRWGFPDASDMTMRERFIAKYQGIRVSFGYPACPDLADQSKLFQLLRPEEIGVELTDGYMMDPEASVSALVFSHPEARYFNVDSSDE; from the coding sequence ATGGACTCACGTTTGGCTGATTTGATGAAAGAGAGAATTCTGTTGTTTGACGGTGCAATGGGCACGCTGATTCAGTCATTTGACCTTTCTGCAGAGGACTTTGGCGGCGCACAGTACGAGGGATGTAACGAATACTTGTGCCTGACCCGTCCAGAACTGATTCAATCCATACATGAACAGTACTTAGACGCCGGCTCTGATGTAATTGAGACCAACAGTTTTGGATCGACGCCGTTGGTGCTTGCGGAATACGGTTTGGGGCACCGAGCTATGGAGCTTAGTCGTAAAGCGGCAGAACTGGCTGTTGCAGCAGCTGCCCGTTATTCAACCACTGAGTGGCCGCGTTTTGTGGCAGGTGCAATGGGGCCGACTACCAAGAGTTTGTCCGTGACTGGAGGTGCGACCTTTGATGAGCTTGCACAGGCTTATGCTGTGCAGGCACAGGGATTGATAGAGGGCGGAGTGGATCTGCTGGTACTCGAGACTTCCCAAGACTTACTGAATGTGAAGGCTGCAAGCGTCGGCATTCAAGCTGCTTTTGAACAGACGGACAAAGAAGTGCCTGTTGTCATTTCTGGAACGATTGAGCCCATGGGAACCACTCTGGCAGGGCAAACCATTGAAGCCTTCTACTTGTCTGTAGCTCACTTAAAACCTCTGGCAGTGGGTCTGAATTGTGCAACAGGCCCCGAATTCATGCGCGATCACGTTCGAGCCCTGTCCGATCTGGCTGAATGTGGAGTCAGCTGTTATCCCAATGCCGGCATGCCTGATGAGGAAGGAAATTATCACGAGACGCCAAACAGCTTTTCAGCAAAACTGGAAGACTTCGCGAATCACGGTTGGTTGAACTTTGTTGGTGGATGCTGTGGCACCACTCCTGAACACATTGAAAAACTGCGCAGGTCGATGACGGGCAAAAGAGCAAGGGTTCCTGTGAACTTCGGTAAAGCAGCCGTGTCAGGTCTGGAACCATTGGTGCTTGAGGAAGATAATCGTCCCGTGATTGTGGGCGAACGCACAAACGTGATTGGATCGAGAAAGTTTCGCAGACTGATTGCTGACGATGAGTTCGACACAGCCGCGGAGATTGCACGGGCACAGGTAAAGGCGGGTGCTCAAGTAATCGATATCTGTGTAGCAGACCCGGATAGAGACGAGTCCAGAGACATGGAGCGCTTTATGCAGCATGTCACAAAACGTGTGAAAGTGCCTCTGATGATTGATTCTACAGATGCCAGCGTTGCCGAATTGGCACTAAAGTACGCACAGGGCAAGAGTATTCTCAATTCCACCAATTTAGAGGACGGTGAGGCCCGCTTTTTCCGTTTTGCTCGATTGGCGATGCAGTATGGAACCGCTCTTGTGGTGGGAACCATTGATGAAACTGGAATGGCCGTGACGTGCGAGCGAAAAGTGGAGGTTGCAGAGCGCTCCGTTCGACTTCTCCGGCAACTGGGATTTGCAGAAGAAGACATCATCTTCGATCCCCTTACATTTCCGGTTGGAACGGGCGACGCAAACTACCTTGGAGCCGCTGAAGAAACCGTTGCAGCAATCGCTGAGATTAAAAAACGATTTCCCAAATGCAGTACCATTCTCGGCGTAAGCAACGTGTCTTTTGGCCTTCCACCCGCTGGAAGAGAAGTGTTGAATGCTGTTTTCCTCTATCACGCGACGAAAGCGGGCTTAGATTATGCGATTGTAAATTCTGAGAAATTACAACGGTTTGCTTCTATTTCGGAAGACGAACGTGCGCTGTCACAACGCATCTTATTTGAGACAAGTGATGAAATTGTCCAGGAGTTTACGGGTTTTTATCGCGAGAAAAAAACTGAGCGTGTCACGCCGGTGAATTCATTGCCTGTCGAAGAACGCCTGTCGCGATACGTTGTGGACGGCAGCAAAGAAGGTTTGTTGGAAGACCTAACCGAGATGCTTCATCGGCTTAAGCCGCTTGAAATCATTAATGGACCGCTGATGACCGGGATGAATGAGGTTGGGAGGCTGTTCAATGATAATGAATTGATTGTCGCAGAAGTGCTGCAAAGTGCCGAGGTGATGAAGGCCGCAGTTGCGTTCTTGGAACCTAAGATGGAACACTCGGAGACATCCAATAAGGGAACGGTGTTGCTGGCCACCGTAAAAGGGGATGTCCACGACATCGGAAAGAATCTGGTGGACATTATTTTGTCCAACAACGGCTTTCAGGTACAGAACCTGGGCATCAAGGTGGCACCGGAGCAACTGATTGAAGCAATTCGGACGTATCGGCCGAATTTGGTTGGTTTGTCCGGCCTGCTCGTAAAGTCTGCCCAGCAAATGGTGGTTACTGCAGAAGAACTCTCTCACGCAGATATTGATATTCCTGTACTGGTCGGCGGTGCAGCTCTGACAAAGAAATTTACTTTAAATAAAATTGCACCGAAATACCATGACCAAGTCTTTTATGCAAAGGATGCAATGGATGGATTGGCTATCGCAAACCAAGTGATCCGCGAGGATGGGCGGAAAGCACTGGTGGAGAAAAATCGCCAGCAAAAACAGGAGTGGGACTCCGCCTCTGACAAGAAAAGTGTGGCCGAACCCATAGTGCCAGGGGCGCAGAGAATATCGGATATTGACAGAAATGCACCTGTTTTTACGCCTCCCGATGTAGAGAGACACATTCTTCGGGATTATCCAGTCAGTGAACTGCGACCCTATCTCAATTTGCAAATGTTGCTAGGAAAACACCTCGGTGTAAGGGGTAATGTAGAAAAGCTGTTGGCATCTGGTGATGACAAGGCGACAGAGCTACTGGACTTGGTCAATCGTCTCATTGATGATTTCAGTAAAAGCAGTCTCCGGGCACATGCTGTTTATCGTTTCTTCCCGGCACAGTCTGAAGGAGACAGACTGCTGATATACCATCCGGAAGACTCGGATACCGTGTTGCAGACGTTTGAATTCATCCGTCAAGCTAAACCTCCGTATCTTTGTCTGTCAGATTTTGTTCGTCCAAAGTCATCTGGCGTCATGGACTACGTTGCAATGATGGCTGTTACAGTCGGCACTGGAATCCGCTTTGAGGCGAACGCACTGAAGGATGCAGGGAAGTATTTGGAATCCCATACGCTTCAGGCGACTGCGCTGGAGCTCGCGGAGGCTTTTGCTGAGCGATTGCACCGCGTGCTCCGCGACAGGTGGGGGTTTCCCGATGCTTCAGACATGACCATGCGTGAGAGATTCATTGCCAAATATCAGGGGATTCGTGTCTCCTTTGGCTATCCTGCTTGTCCTGACCTGGCAGACCAAAGCAAACTGTTCCAATTGCTTCGACCTGAAGAGATTGGGGTCGAGCTGACAGACGGATATATGATGGATCCCGAAGCCAGTGTGTCAGCTTTAGTGTTTTCACATCCTGAAGCCAGATACTTTAACGTGGATTCGAGTGATGAGTAA
- a CDS encoding glycine--tRNA ligase, giving the protein MAAAVPATMEQLVSLAKHRGFIFPGSDIYGGLANTWDYGPLGAEVKNNIKRAWWKAFIQQSPYNVGLDSAILMNREVWVASGHVGNFNDPMIDCKACKARHRADKLIESALEAQGEERLVDGLPFAEMEQMIQDYNIHCPDCGAQDFTSIRQFNMMFKTHQGVTDDAVNEIYLRPETAQGIFVNFKHVMRTMRKKLPFGIAQIGKSFRNEITPGNFIFRTREFEQMEMEFFCAPGSDMEWFEYWRKAFYEWLIRIGIKEENLRLRDHEQEQLSHYSKATTDVEYHYAFGWGELLGVANRTDYDLRQHMEHSNEDFLVTEEGKEPFIPYCIEPSVGVDRLFLTVFADAYEEQALDNGETRTVLHFHPSLAPYKAAVFPLSKKLSEGAQSIYAELAKEFRVDYDESGSIGKRYRRHDEVGTPYCITYDFQSEEDKSVTIRDRDTMQQDRVPVSELTAWLRERTL; this is encoded by the coding sequence ATGGCAGCAGCAGTACCAGCAACAATGGAACAACTTGTATCTTTGGCAAAGCATCGGGGGTTTATCTTCCCGGGATCGGATATTTACGGCGGATTGGCTAACACATGGGACTACGGACCACTGGGAGCAGAAGTAAAAAACAATATCAAGCGTGCTTGGTGGAAAGCATTCATCCAGCAATCTCCATACAATGTGGGGCTTGATTCTGCAATCTTAATGAATCGCGAGGTCTGGGTTGCTTCCGGTCACGTAGGCAACTTTAATGACCCGATGATTGACTGCAAGGCTTGCAAAGCACGCCACCGAGCAGATAAGTTGATTGAGTCGGCGCTTGAAGCACAGGGCGAAGAGCGCCTGGTGGATGGATTGCCGTTTGCGGAAATGGAACAAATGATACAGGACTACAACATTCACTGTCCGGACTGTGGCGCCCAGGACTTCACATCTATCCGGCAGTTTAACATGATGTTTAAGACCCATCAGGGCGTCACGGACGATGCCGTCAATGAGATTTATCTTCGTCCTGAGACAGCTCAAGGCATCTTTGTGAACTTCAAGCACGTGATGAGAACCATGCGCAAAAAGCTTCCTTTTGGTATTGCTCAGATTGGAAAGAGTTTCCGCAATGAAATCACACCCGGCAATTTTATCTTTCGAACGCGGGAATTCGAACAAATGGAAATGGAGTTTTTCTGTGCGCCGGGCTCTGATATGGAGTGGTTCGAGTATTGGCGGAAGGCGTTTTATGAATGGCTGATTCGCATTGGTATAAAGGAAGAGAATCTGCGCCTTCGCGATCACGAACAGGAACAGCTGTCTCACTACAGCAAAGCTACCACTGACGTAGAATATCACTACGCTTTCGGCTGGGGCGAACTGCTGGGTGTGGCCAATCGTACAGACTACGACCTGCGGCAGCATATGGAACATTCCAATGAAGATTTTTTGGTTACGGAAGAAGGAAAGGAACCGTTTATTCCTTATTGCATTGAGCCCTCCGTTGGCGTGGATCGACTGTTCCTAACAGTTTTTGCTGATGCCTATGAAGAACAAGCGCTGGACAATGGAGAAACGCGGACTGTGCTTCATTTTCATCCGTCACTCGCTCCCTATAAAGCAGCAGTGTTTCCGCTCTCAAAGAAGCTGTCTGAGGGAGCTCAGTCCATTTACGCAGAGCTCGCTAAGGAGTTTCGTGTGGATTATGACGAATCTGGAAGTATAGGAAAAAGATATCGTCGCCACGATGAGGTTGGCACACCGTATTGCATCACGTATGACTTTCAATCAGAAGAAGATAAAAGTGTCACAATCCGAGACAGAGATACGATGCAGCAAGACAGGGTTCCTGTGTCCGAATTGACTGCATGGCTGCGTGAGCGCACTCTGTAG
- a CDS encoding MFS transporter codes for MRQNSFFVLSVLLLAAVVSMLPNAVLFPAAHDIAVHLHVPVSFVGLMVTSYSIAYVAATPVFGILSDYAGRKSVLLVGLVLFGLGGIVPLVVQQGVMILAGRVVMGIGSAGVLPMVDSTIGDMYEAGANRRKALAAFGGAIAVAEAVLPFLSGLCDSISWRGVFMLYTSAFVSALLVTWIVWPKKLDEPDSYSPHGYLRALKLTSTMPALFGALLCTVLFGVVYFGVSSLLPLSVDNGNNGLLNGFLFLPLGISWVASSAWFVKRPHIVKVHRAILLGSLILAVGTILLGLTHKVLFLLAISLVWGLGSGILTTLYSWVVGDETPARVRGAVNALYNAAYVLGFAIGAPLFLYLKEVWSYQWSATTAGGVMIVSGVLGYILIRIGQHASPAL; via the coding sequence GTGCGGCAAAATTCATTTTTCGTCCTAAGCGTTCTTCTTCTTGCAGCGGTGGTTTCCATGCTGCCAAATGCAGTGCTGTTTCCGGCTGCTCATGACATTGCTGTCCACTTACACGTGCCTGTCTCATTTGTGGGGTTGATGGTAACAAGCTATTCCATCGCTTACGTGGCAGCTACGCCGGTGTTTGGAATTCTCTCAGACTACGCAGGGCGAAAAAGTGTACTGCTGGTGGGGCTGGTGTTGTTTGGCTTAGGCGGTATCGTTCCACTGGTAGTCCAGCAGGGAGTGATGATTCTAGCCGGCCGTGTTGTCATGGGTATCGGGTCTGCGGGAGTGTTGCCCATGGTGGACAGTACCATTGGTGACATGTATGAGGCTGGCGCAAATCGGCGTAAGGCACTGGCAGCCTTTGGCGGGGCAATTGCTGTCGCTGAAGCCGTGCTGCCTTTTCTCAGCGGTCTGTGTGACAGCATTAGCTGGCGCGGCGTATTCATGCTTTATACAAGTGCATTTGTCAGTGCTCTGCTGGTGACTTGGATTGTCTGGCCCAAGAAACTGGATGAACCAGACAGCTACAGTCCTCATGGCTACTTGCGAGCGCTTAAACTCACCTCCACGATGCCGGCGCTGTTTGGCGCGTTATTGTGCACCGTATTGTTCGGTGTCGTCTACTTTGGCGTGTCGTCGCTGCTGCCGTTGTCCGTTGACAATGGCAACAATGGATTGCTAAACGGCTTTTTGTTCCTACCTTTGGGTATAAGCTGGGTTGCCAGCAGCGCTTGGTTCGTGAAGCGACCTCATATCGTGAAGGTTCATCGGGCCATTCTCCTCGGGTCTCTGATTTTGGCCGTGGGAACCATTCTACTAGGGCTGACGCATAAGGTTCTGTTTTTGCTGGCTATTTCTCTTGTCTGGGGGCTTGGCTCGGGTATCCTCACAACCCTTTACAGTTGGGTGGTAGGGGATGAGACACCAGCGCGGGTGAGAGGAGCTGTCAACGCATTGTACAACGCCGCCTATGTGCTTGGGTTTGCCATTGGAGCGCCGCTGTTCCTTTATCTGAAAGAAGTTTGGAGTTACCAATGGTCGGCAACAACTGCGGGAGGAGTAATGATTGTATCAGGCGTTTTAGGCTATATACTGATTCGAATTGGTCAACATGCTAGTCCTGCCTTGTAG
- a CDS encoding LysM peptidoglycan-binding domain-containing protein, protein MAVTCVPYNGQTSHGTWKKGKKVLAVKVSGLGRVHEEFHAGGRESKRTDGVRRSLRVARQQKGTYSSWVRRSVFWFVGVLVVLYAWNGLVSAQSTTTSYRVKSGDTLWSVASQKVPQRDPRVVIAQILNLNHINGTDYIYPGEVLKLPRR, encoded by the coding sequence ATGGCAGTAACCTGTGTTCCTTACAATGGTCAAACAAGTCATGGAACGTGGAAGAAAGGAAAAAAGGTGTTGGCAGTAAAGGTTTCAGGGTTAGGAAGGGTTCACGAGGAGTTTCACGCCGGCGGACGAGAATCAAAACGAACAGATGGAGTGAGAAGAAGTCTCAGAGTGGCGAGACAGCAGAAGGGTACATATAGCAGTTGGGTAAGACGGTCTGTTTTCTGGTTCGTGGGAGTTTTGGTGGTGCTTTACGCGTGGAACGGATTGGTATCTGCTCAGTCAACAACCACTTCATATAGGGTAAAGTCTGGTGATACTTTGTGGTCCGTGGCCAGTCAGAAAGTGCCACAGCGTGATCCGCGCGTGGTTATTGCACAAATTCTAAATCTAAATCATATTAATGGTACAGATTACATCTATCCAGGTGAAGTTCTGAAACTTCCCCGGCGCTGA
- a CDS encoding bifunctional homocysteine S-methyltransferase/methylenetetrahydrofolate reductase yields the protein MTASRAEFREWIAHNRVVGDGAMATLLHQMGVPVRTCYEELCISKPWLVEQVHREYVSAGANIIQTNTFSGHAAGLDRYQLADRVQDINRAAVDIARKAATGDVRVFGTIGSIVGLTPGLMTWDAESKAKLGGAFSEQMQALLLEQPDGLLLETFADLNELLLAVTTARELTNLPIIANLSPEVVGVTRDGVHLVEAFPKLIEAGADVVGLNCRLGPEGIARSYAELSLNETVGYAAYPNAGMLQREGNEVSYTANPDYFSNFAHDMYQLGVGLVGGCCGTTPQHIRAIAAVRDGTVPRSTSGIAGKPRPIMHREVEGRHEAARPESLPNTSSLVKTTGGGTTVIVELDPPRTLNTDKFLTGAKALTAAGADFITLADNSLGHVRVSNMALASQLKQLGMNPLVHIACRDRNLIGQQSHLMGLHVLGIHQILLVTGDPSRFGDLPGASSVYDTSSMELTAMVKRLNEGIAFSGQHLKHASKFEVGTSFNPHVKNVDRAYERLQKKVAAGADYVLTQPIFDARRFEEIARRTKDLGVPVFVGIMPLVSSRNAYFLHNEVPGIDVSDEILHQMGEVDSEAGEKVGLRIAKHLIDEALKHFSSIYLITPFLRYHLTVELVEYIRSSKNQLVK from the coding sequence ATGACGGCTAGCAGAGCGGAGTTTAGAGAGTGGATAGCGCACAACAGAGTCGTGGGCGACGGTGCAATGGCTACCCTTTTGCATCAGATGGGAGTGCCCGTCCGTACGTGCTATGAAGAGCTTTGCATTTCAAAGCCATGGCTTGTTGAACAGGTGCACAGAGAATACGTCAGTGCTGGTGCCAATATTATTCAAACAAATACATTCAGCGGTCATGCGGCCGGTCTTGACAGGTATCAGTTGGCGGACAGGGTGCAGGACATTAACCGGGCTGCCGTGGACATTGCAAGAAAGGCGGCAACAGGAGACGTACGAGTTTTTGGAACCATCGGATCCATTGTCGGTCTAACGCCGGGTCTAATGACTTGGGACGCAGAGAGCAAAGCGAAACTGGGCGGCGCGTTTTCAGAGCAAATGCAAGCTCTATTGCTGGAGCAACCGGATGGTCTGCTATTGGAGACCTTTGCTGACTTGAACGAATTACTGCTGGCTGTTACAACTGCGCGTGAACTCACAAATTTACCAATAATTGCAAATCTGTCCCCTGAGGTCGTGGGTGTGACCCGGGACGGGGTACATCTGGTTGAGGCTTTCCCCAAATTAATTGAGGCCGGCGCAGACGTCGTTGGATTGAACTGCCGTCTGGGACCGGAAGGAATTGCACGCAGCTATGCTGAACTTTCGCTTAATGAGACTGTGGGTTATGCAGCATACCCGAATGCAGGCATGCTGCAACGCGAAGGAAATGAAGTGAGCTATACTGCCAATCCGGATTATTTCTCCAATTTTGCACATGACATGTACCAATTAGGTGTGGGACTCGTGGGTGGATGCTGTGGTACGACTCCTCAGCACATTCGTGCCATTGCGGCTGTGAGGGATGGAACAGTACCGAGATCGACATCGGGCATAGCTGGGAAACCTCGCCCAATCATGCACCGGGAGGTTGAAGGACGACACGAGGCGGCCAGACCTGAATCCCTGCCGAATACGTCAAGCTTGGTAAAGACAACTGGCGGTGGCACAACGGTCATCGTGGAACTCGATCCGCCGCGGACACTGAACACGGATAAATTCTTGACCGGCGCGAAGGCACTCACTGCAGCGGGAGCAGATTTTATTACACTTGCAGATAACTCCCTCGGACATGTACGGGTTAGCAATATGGCCTTGGCAAGTCAGTTGAAGCAACTGGGGATGAATCCGTTGGTCCATATTGCCTGCCGTGATCGGAATCTCATTGGACAGCAGTCTCACTTGATGGGACTTCACGTCCTTGGGATTCATCAAATTCTTTTGGTAACGGGGGATCCGTCCAGGTTTGGTGATTTGCCCGGTGCAAGCAGTGTCTATGATACTTCCTCCATGGAATTAACGGCGATGGTCAAGAGATTAAACGAAGGGATTGCGTTTTCCGGGCAACACCTGAAGCACGCGTCCAAGTTCGAAGTTGGTACGTCATTTAATCCGCATGTCAAAAACGTCGATCGAGCGTATGAACGTTTACAAAAGAAAGTGGCAGCGGGTGCTGATTATGTTTTAACACAACCCATTTTTGATGCTCGTCGATTTGAAGAGATAGCTCGTCGAACGAAAGACCTGGGGGTGCCTGTCTTCGTAGGAATTATGCCGTTGGTGAGTTCGCGCAACGCGTACTTCTTGCACAATGAAGTGCCCGGAATAGACGTGTCTGATGAGATTTTGCATCAAATGGGAGAAGTAGATTCTGAAGCGGGAGAAAAAGTCGGCCTTCGGATTGCGAAGCATCTCATAGACGAAGCGTTGAAGCACTTTTCTTCCATTTATTTAATTACCCCATTTCTTCGTTATCACCTCACGGTTGAACTCGTTGAGTATATTCGTTCCAGTAAGAACCAGCTGGTGAAGTAA